The genomic DNA CTGCGACCATCTGCTGGTCATCGACCACGCCCGCGGCGACGGCCCGGACTCCGTGGTCGGCACCTACCGGCTGATCCGCCGCCCGGCGGCGGCCAAGGCCGGGCGGTTCTATTCCAGCGACGAGTACGACATCGGGCGGCTGCTCAGCTATCCGGGGGAGATCCTGGAGCTGGGGCGGTCCTGTGTCGACGCCGCCTACCGCACGCGCGGCAGCAGCATGCAGCTGCTGTGGCGCGGCATCGCGGCCTATGTCTTCCACCACGACATCGCGGTGATGTTCGGCTGCGCCAGCCTGCCGGGCACCGACCCGGTGGCGATGGCCGAGCCGCTCGCTTACCTGCATCACTTCCATCTGGCCCCGGAGGAGCTGCGCCCGGTGGCGCTGCCGGAACGCTATGTCGGCATGGATCTGATGCCCCGCGACCAGATCGATCCGAAGCGTGCGCTGACCGTCCTGCCGCCGCTGATCAAGGGCTATCTGCGGCTGGGCGGCTTCATCGGCGACGGCGCGGTGATCGATCATCAGTTCAACACCACCGACGTGTCGATCGTGGTGAAGACCGACCTGATCACCAACAAGTATTCCAAGCATTACGAGCGGCGCAGCCGCGACGCCCAGATCGCGTGATCCGCGATTGCATCAGGAGGCGGGTGGCATGACGGCGGTGGATGCAACCGGTGCGCGCGCCCTGGGATCGCCGGTGCGCGGCGGCCTGCGTCTGGCGGTCTATCTGCTGTGGACGCTCCTGCTGGTCCCGGTGCAGGCGCTGGCTGTCGCTGTGCGGTCGCCGCTGCGCTTCCGGATACCGCGGTTCTACCACCGGGTCTGCGCCGCCATCCTGGGCATCGGCGTCGTGGTGCGCGGCGAGCGCGCCACGGACGGGCCGGTGCTGTTCGTCTCCAACCATTCCTCCTACCTCGACATCACGGTGCTGGGGTCGGTCATTCCGGGCTCCTTCGTGGCGAAGAGCGAAGTCGCCGGCTGGCCCTTCTTCGGGGCGCTGGCGAAGCTCCAGCAGACCGTCTTCGTGGAGCGCAAGGCCCGCTCCGGGGTGGAGAAGCAGCGCGACGAGCTGGGCGCCCGGCTGGACGCCGGCGACAGCCTGATCCTGTTCCCCGAGGGCACCTCCAGCGACGGCAACCGCACGCTCCCCTTCAAGACGGCGCTGTTCGCGGTGGCCGCCCGGCGCATCGGGGAGCGGCCGCTGACCGTGCAGCCGGTCAGCATCGCGCCGACGCGGCTGGACGGCATCCCGATGGGGATCGCCTTCCGTCCCTGTTACGCGTGGTACGGCGACATGGATCTCGCCCCTCATCTGTGGACCGTCTTCACGCTGGGCCGCATGACGGTGGAGGTGGAGTTCCACCCCCCGGTGACCATCGACGGCTTCTCCAGCCGCAAGGCCCTGGCCGACCATTGCCAGCGCGCCGTCGCCCGGGGCGTGGAGCGCGCGGTGTCCGGAAAGCCGCCGCCCACCGTTGTCCCGTGACGGAAACTTTCCACACCGCGGAATGGGCCGGGAAATGAATGGTCGGCCTGCGGGCACGATTGACTCGTTTTCCCGCACTCGTGCTACCATATCGGCAGGGTGCGATGCCGCGACGCGGCGGGTCGCGCGCCGGATTGCGCCGCTTGGCCGGTGCCGTCCAGGCGCGCGTTTTTGCATTGGTTGCGATCGCGGCTGGCCAAGACACAATTGGCCGAATTCGCGGTTGGTCCGGATCGTTCAGCGCTGTGGAAGGGATCGTTGAGTAAGAAGCTCTTCATCAAGACCTGGGGTTGCCAGATGAATGTCTACGACTCCGCCCGCATGGCGGACGTCCTGGCACCCCTGGGATACCGTCCGGTGGACGAGCCGGACGGCGCCGACATGGTGATCCTCAACACCTGCCACATCCGCGAAAAGGCCTCCGAGAAGGTGTTCTCGGAACTGGGGCGCCTGCGCCAGCTCAAGGACGTCAAGGCCGAGGTCGGCGACGGCCGGATGATCGTTGCCGTGGCCGGCTGCGTCGCCCAGGCCGAGGGCGAGGAGATCGTCGCCCGCGCCCCCTTCGTGGACATGGTGTTCGGGCCGCAGACCTATCACACCCTGCCGGAAATGGTGGCCAAGGCCAGCCGCAAGGCGGGCAGCGTGTTGAACACCGACTTCCCCGTGGAGTCCAAGTTCGACTTCCTGCCGGACGAGAGCGCCAGCCAGGGCGTCTCCGCCTTCCTGGCGGTGCAGGAGGGTTGTGACAAGTTCTGCACCTTCTGCGTGGTGCCCTACACCCGCGGCGCCGAGTTCTCGCGGCCCGGCGCCCAGATCGTGGCGGAGGCCCGGCGCCTCGTCGCCGGCGGCACGCGCGAGATCAACCTGCTCGGCCAGAACGTCAACGCCTGGCACGGGGAGGGGCCGGACGGCACCACCTGGGGCCTCGGGCGGCTGGTCCGCGAACTGGCGGACATCGACGGGCTGGAGCGCATCCGCTACACCACCTCGCACCCGCGCGACATGGAGGACGACCTCATCCGCGCCCACGCCGAGGTGCCGCAGCTCATGCCCTACCTGCATCTTCCGGTGCAGGCCGGGTCGGACCGCGTGCTGGCGGCGATGAACCGCAAGCACACGGCGGACGACTACCGCCGCATCGTCGACCGGCTGCGCGCCGCCAAGCCGGATCTGGCGCTGTCGGGCGACTTCATCGTCGGCTTCCCCGGCGAGAGCGACGCCGATTTCGCGGCGACCCTGCGCCTCGTCACCGACGTCGGCTACGCCCAGGCCTATTCGTTCAAGTACAGCGCGCGTCCCGGCACCCCGGCGGCGCTGGAGCACGGCCAGCTGCCGGAGGACGTCAAGGACGCCCGCTTGGCCGCGCTTCAGCAGTTGCTGAACGCGCAGCAGCAGGCCTTCAACCAGAGCTTCGTCGGACGCACCGTGCCGGTCCTGTTCGACCGCGTCGGCAAGCGCGCCGGCCAGCTCCTGGGCAAGAGCCCCTATCTGCAGTCGGTGCACGCCGAGGCCAACGAGCGGCTGCTCGGCCGCATCGTCGAGGTCCGCGTGGACGCCGCCCATCCGAACAGCCTTGCCGGCAGCGTGGCGACCGGTGAATACCGCAGCTCCGCCACCGGCACGCAACCCGTGGAGGCGACCGTTTGAACGGCTTGCCCGATCAACGCCCAGATCAACGGATTGATCTGAACTTCGACGACAACCGGCTGCTGCCGATGCTGTATGGGGAGCATGACCGCCACCTCGCCCGCATCGAGAACCAGCTTGGCGTCTCCCTGATCTCCCGCGGCAATACGCTGACCATCGCCGGTCCGGCGGAATCGTCGGAAGCCGCCCGTTCGGCCATCGACGCCCTCTACGAGCGGCTGAAGCGCGGCATGACCGTCGGCACCGGCGAGGTGGACGCCGCCGTCCGCATGGCGACCGGCGTCGGCGGTGCGGTGCGCGACCAGAATCTGGCGACGCTCAGCCGGGGCGAGGTTGCGGTGCGCACCCGCCGCAAGGGCGCCATCACCCCGCGTTCGCCCATGCAGGCGGCCTATCTCCAGGCGCTGGCGGAAAGCGAGATGGTTTTCGGTCTCGGCCCGGCCGGCACCGGCAAGACCTACCTCGCCGTCGCGCAGGCGGTGGCGCTGCTGACCACCGGCCAAGTCGACCGCATCATCCTGTCACGCCCCGCCGTCGAGGCCGGGGAGCGGCTGGGCTTCCTGCCCGGCGACCTCAAGGAGAAGGTGGACCCCTATCTGCGCCCGCTCTACGACGCGCTGCACGACATGCTGCCGGCGGAGCAGGTGAAGAAGCGGCTGGAGTCCGGGGAGATCGAGATCGCGCCGCTCGCCTTCATGCGCGGCCGCACGCTCGCCAACGCCTTCGTCATCCTGGACGAGGCGCAGAACACCACGCCCATGCAGATGAAGATGTTTCTCACGCGCCTGGGCGAGGGGGGCCGTATGGCGGTCACCGGCGACATCTCCCAGACCGACCTGCCGGCCGGAACCAAGTCCGGCCTGCGCGAGGCGCTGGACATCCTGGAGGGGGTGGAGGGCATCCGCTTCGTCCATTTCTCCGCCGCCGACGTGGTGCGCCACCCGCTGGTCGCCCGCATCATCCGCGCTTATGACCGTGCCGAAGGCGACCGCAGCGATGGCCGGCGCAAGCTCGCCCCCCGGCGGTCCGCCGCCGCGGACGACGAGCCGGACGCGGAGGGAACACCGTGATGGCCGTCGACGTCGTCGTTTCACGTGAAGCGGGCGATTGGGCGGACAACGCCGAATGGCTGTGCGAACGGGCGGCACTCTCCGTGCTCTCCGTCACCTATGACGAGGATGAGGGGCCGGCGGAGCTGTCCGTCGTGCTGGCCGACGACGCGCTGGTGCACCGCCTGAACCGCGAATACCGTGGCAAGGACAAGCCGACCAACGTGCTGTCCTTCGCCCTGACCGAAGCGGAGGAGCCCGAATTGGGCGAGGACGCGCCGGTCATGCTGGGCGACGTGATCCTGGCCTGGGAGACCGTCGCCCGTGAAGCCGCCGAGCAGGGTAAAACACCTTCGGACCATATGACCCACCTTGTGGTGCATGGTGTTCTTCATTTGCTCGGGTATGATCACGAGACGGACGACGAGGCCGAGGAAATGGAGCAGCTCGAAACCGACGTGCTCGCGACCCTCGGCATCGCCGACCCGTACGCCGCCACGCGCTCTCCGCCCGGGGAGCCGAATTTGGACGAACAACCACCGGACCGATGAGCGAGATTTCCGACAGTCGAACGCCCCGTGAAGACGGGGCCGAAGATCAGCAATCCTTGGGCCACCTGTTTCGCGGGTGGATGAGGACCGTCCTGGGGGGGCGCGACGACGCCACCCTGCGCGCCACGATCGAAGACCTGATCGAGGATCAGGACAGCGGCGAGGGATCGCTGGGGGCGGGCGAGCGCGCCCTGCTCGCCAATATCCTGAAGCTGCGCGACCGTGCCGTCGACGACGTGATGGTGCCCCGCGCCGACATCGTGGCGGTGGAGGTGGACACACCATTCCCCGCCCTTGTCCAGCGCATGGCGGAGGAAGCCCATTCCCGCCTGCCGGTGTACCGTGAAACGCTCGACGACGTCGTGGGCATGGTCCACATCAAGGACGTTCTGGTCGCGATGGCCAGTCGGACGCCGGTCGAGTTGAAGGACATCGTGCGCGATCTCAGCATCGTCGCGCCCAGCATGCCGGTGGTCGACCTGCTGGTGCAGATGCGCCAGAAGCGCCAGCACATGGCGCTGGTGGTGGACGAGTTCGGCGGCATCGACGGCCTTGTCACCATCGAGGATCTGGTCGAGGAGATCGTCGGCGAGATCGAGGACGAGCACGACGAGGAGGCGACTCCCCATTTCGTGGAGCGTCCCGACGGCACGATCCTCGCCGACGCCCGCGTCTCCATCGAGGATTTCGAGGACCGCGTCGGCGCTTTCCTGACCGAGGAGGAGCGCGAGGATATCGACACGCTCGGCGGTCTCGTCGTGTCGCTGGCCGGTCGGGTGCCGGGCCGCGGGGAGACGCTGACCCACCCCTCCGGCCTGGAGTTCGAGATCGTCGAGGCCGATCCACGCCGCATCAAGCGGCTGCGCGTCCGTACCGCGCCCGCCGAGAATTCCGCTCTGGCCGAGGTCGGGTAAGCCCGGCAGGGATTTTCACCGCGAAGGCACGAAGGACACAAAGACGGCACAAAGAGGCTCTACCGCATCCCTGAAATCACGGGCGGAGCGGGGGGCCTCTTCGTGACGCTCTTCGTGTCTTTCGTGCCTTCATGGTGAATCGGTTTCCAGCCCGGTGCTTGTCTCGACAGCCGTTACCGGTCCACCCGCATCCGGAGTGTCCTCCCCTTGACCGCCACCGACCTGACGACCACCCCGGCCCGGCTGGGCCGCCTGCCCGCGGGCCTGGCCGGGCTGACCGGTTGGCGCCGGCTGCTGGCGGCGGCGGGTTTCGGCGGGCTGGCGACGCTGGCCTTGCCGCCGGCCGACGCGGTGCCGGTGTTGCTGATCGCCTTTCCGGGGCTGCTCTGGCTGCTTGACGGGGCGCGGACCAAGCGGCAGGCCTTCGCGGTGGGCTGGTTCTTCGGCTTCGCCCATCACCTGCTCGGCCTCTACTGGATAAGCGCGGCGCTGTTCACCGACATCGAGCGGTTCTGGTGGGCGCTGCCGCTGTCGGCGGCGGGGCTGCCGATCCTGCTGGCGATGTTCACCGGCTTCGCCACACTGCTGGTCTGGACGCTGAAGGGAAGGGGGCTGGGGCGGGTGTTCCTGTTCGCCGCCTCCTGGGCGCTGTTCGAATGGCTGCGCGGCCACGTCTTCACCGGCTTCCCGTGGAACCTCGTCGGCTATGGCTGGACGGGCTTTTTGCCAATTCTGCAAGGCGTTTCGCTGATCGGCATCTATGGGCTCAGTCTGCTGACCGTGCTGGTGGCGTCGCTGCCGGCGAGCCTGGCCGACGCGGCGGTGCCGCGCCGCCGTGCCTGGAGTGCGCTGGCCGTCGGGCTGGCGCTGTTCGCAGCGCTGGGTGCCTGGGGCGGGCTGCGGTTGGCCGGGGCATCCGATGCGGCGGTGCCCGGCGTGCGGCTGCGGCTCGTCCAGCCGGCCATCGACCAGCGGCTGAAATGGGCGGCGGGCGAGCGGGTGCGCAACGTCCAGCAGCAGATGGAACTCTCCGCCGCTCCTTCCACCGAACCGGTCACCCATGTGATCTGGGCGGAAACCGCGGTGCCGCTGTTCCTCGACCAGGACGCCCGCCTGCGTCAGGCGCTGGGGTCGGTCACGCCGCCCGGCGGGCTGCTCATCACCGGGGTGCCGCGCATGGAGGCCGGACCGGAGGGTGCGCCGCTCTATTACAACAGCTTGGCGGCGGTGGACGGCAGCGGCGCGGTGACGGGGCGCTTCGACAAGTTCCATCTCGTGCCCTTCGGCGAATACATGCCGCTGCGCCGCTGGTTGCCGGTCGGGGCCATCGCCGGCAACGGGGCGGAGTTCTCGGCCGGGCCGGGACCGGTGTCGCTCGATCTCAAGGGCCTGCCGCCGGTCAGCCCGCTGATCTGCTACGAGGTGATCTTCCCCGGTGCCGTGCTGCCCACCACGAAGGATGGCGCCGGACGGCCGCGCTGGATGCTGAACCTGACCAACGATGCCTGGTACGGCAACACCGCCGGCCCATACCAGCATTTCGCCATCGCCCGGACCCGCGCGGTGGAGGAGGGGATGCCGCTGGTCCGCGTCGCCAACACCGGCATCTCCGGCGTGGTGGACTCCCATGGCCGCGTGACAGCCATGCTGCCGCTTGGTCACAGGGGTGTGATCGATGCGGCCTTGCCGGAAGCGCTGCCCACCCCCACTCTCTACGGACGGGTGGGTGATGGCGCGTTTGGGTTGCTTCTTTTGACCTGTTTCGCGGTGGGCCTGCGCGCACGACATCGCAGATAGCGCAACCGAGACTCTTTTTTCAATCACGCGCATCGGGAGCGCTCGGGCGCGCTTGACTGCATACATGGATATGTCGTATCAAGGTTGCACAACTGTTTCAGGGAATTAGAGCAATGCAAGCAACGCCAACGCGGGGCCGCCGGGCCACTGCCGGCCGTCCCAAGACGGGAAAGCCGAACCCGATCGACGTTCACGTCGGCTCCCGCGTCCGGTTGCGCCGGACCCTTCTGGGCATGAGCCAGGAAAAGCTGGGCGAGGCCATCGGCCTGACCTTCCAGCAGGTGCAGAAGTACGAGCGCGGTGCCAACCGCATCGGCGCGTCGCGCCTGTTCGACCTCAGCCGCGTCCTGGACGTTCCGGTGTCCTTCTTCTTCGACGACATGCCGGCGGAAGCCGCCGCGGCTCCGGTTGACGACGAAGAGGGCAACGCCGCCGGTTTCGAGGAGCGTTCGGGTGGCTACGAGCCGGACCCGATGGCCAAGCGCGAGACGCTGGAGTTGGTGCGCGCCTACTACCGCATCAACGACCCGTCGGTGCGCAAGCGCCTGTTCGAGCTGACCAAGGCCGTCGCCAATTCCGGCATGGTCGAAGCGGCCGAATAACACGGTTTAGAGACCTGAGCCGAACAACCGGAAGCAATCCGGACGGCAGGAAGATTGGGGAACGTGGCCCTCCGGCCCGTTCCCCGATGTCGTTTCAAGGCGAATTTCCGCCGGTCTCCTCCAACCTCGGGGAGATCGCTTGACCTGGAACGCAAACCTTGTCACATACGGAAAATGACTGGCTTTCCGTGGGTGCTGCGCCGGTCTCCCAATTCTGTTTTGTTGAATAGCCCCCGCCCATTGCCGAGGTTCGTCGTGGCCAAGCTCAACTACGTGTTCACCAGCGAGTCCGTGTCCGAAGGCCATCCGGACAAGGTGTGCGACCGCATCTCC from Azospirillum brasilense includes the following:
- the miaB gene encoding tRNA (N6-isopentenyl adenosine(37)-C2)-methylthiotransferase MiaB, which codes for MSKKLFIKTWGCQMNVYDSARMADVLAPLGYRPVDEPDGADMVILNTCHIREKASEKVFSELGRLRQLKDVKAEVGDGRMIVAVAGCVAQAEGEEIVARAPFVDMVFGPQTYHTLPEMVAKASRKAGSVLNTDFPVESKFDFLPDESASQGVSAFLAVQEGCDKFCTFCVVPYTRGAEFSRPGAQIVAEARRLVAGGTREINLLGQNVNAWHGEGPDGTTWGLGRLVRELADIDGLERIRYTTSHPRDMEDDLIRAHAEVPQLMPYLHLPVQAGSDRVLAAMNRKHTADDYRRIVDRLRAAKPDLALSGDFIVGFPGESDADFAATLRLVTDVGYAQAYSFKYSARPGTPAALEHGQLPEDVKDARLAALQQLLNAQQQAFNQSFVGRTVPVLFDRVGKRAGQLLGKSPYLQSVHAEANERLLGRIVEVRVDAAHPNSLAGSVATGEYRSSATGTQPVEATV
- the lnt gene encoding apolipoprotein N-acyltransferase, which encodes MTATDLTTTPARLGRLPAGLAGLTGWRRLLAAAGFGGLATLALPPADAVPVLLIAFPGLLWLLDGARTKRQAFAVGWFFGFAHHLLGLYWISAALFTDIERFWWALPLSAAGLPILLAMFTGFATLLVWTLKGRGLGRVFLFAASWALFEWLRGHVFTGFPWNLVGYGWTGFLPILQGVSLIGIYGLSLLTVLVASLPASLADAAVPRRRAWSALAVGLALFAALGAWGGLRLAGASDAAVPGVRLRLVQPAIDQRLKWAAGERVRNVQQQMELSAAPSTEPVTHVIWAETAVPLFLDQDARLRQALGSVTPPGGLLITGVPRMEAGPEGAPLYYNSLAAVDGSGAVTGRFDKFHLVPFGEYMPLRRWLPVGAIAGNGAEFSAGPGPVSLDLKGLPPVSPLICYEVIFPGAVLPTTKDGAGRPRWMLNLTNDAWYGNTAGPYQHFAIARTRAVEEGMPLVRVANTGISGVVDSHGRVTAMLPLGHRGVIDAALPEALPTPTLYGRVGDGAFGLLLLTCFAVGLRARHRR
- a CDS encoding lysophospholipid acyltransferase family protein, with the protein product MTAVDATGARALGSPVRGGLRLAVYLLWTLLLVPVQALAVAVRSPLRFRIPRFYHRVCAAILGIGVVVRGERATDGPVLFVSNHSSYLDITVLGSVIPGSFVAKSEVAGWPFFGALAKLQQTVFVERKARSGVEKQRDELGARLDAGDSLILFPEGTSSDGNRTLPFKTALFAVAARRIGERPLTVQPVSIAPTRLDGIPMGIAFRPCYAWYGDMDLAPHLWTVFTLGRMTVEVEFHPPVTIDGFSSRKALADHCQRAVARGVERAVSGKPPPTVVP
- a CDS encoding helix-turn-helix domain-containing protein, encoding MQATPTRGRRATAGRPKTGKPNPIDVHVGSRVRLRRTLLGMSQEKLGEAIGLTFQQVQKYERGANRIGASRLFDLSRVLDVPVSFFFDDMPAEAAAAPVDDEEGNAAGFEERSGGYEPDPMAKRETLELVRAYYRINDPSVRKRLFELTKAVANSGMVEAAE
- the ybeY gene encoding rRNA maturation RNase YbeY — its product is MAVDVVVSREAGDWADNAEWLCERAALSVLSVTYDEDEGPAELSVVLADDALVHRLNREYRGKDKPTNVLSFALTEAEEPELGEDAPVMLGDVILAWETVAREAAEQGKTPSDHMTHLVVHGVLHLLGYDHETDDEAEEMEQLETDVLATLGIADPYAATRSPPGEPNLDEQPPDR
- a CDS encoding hemolysin family protein, producing the protein MSEISDSRTPREDGAEDQQSLGHLFRGWMRTVLGGRDDATLRATIEDLIEDQDSGEGSLGAGERALLANILKLRDRAVDDVMVPRADIVAVEVDTPFPALVQRMAEEAHSRLPVYRETLDDVVGMVHIKDVLVAMASRTPVELKDIVRDLSIVAPSMPVVDLLVQMRQKRQHMALVVDEFGGIDGLVTIEDLVEEIVGEIEDEHDEEATPHFVERPDGTILADARVSIEDFEDRVGAFLTEEEREDIDTLGGLVVSLAGRVPGRGETLTHPSGLEFEIVEADPRRIKRLRVRTAPAENSALAEVG
- a CDS encoding GNAT family N-acetyltransferase, which encodes MADTGTDQGSSSDLRMGSLEVRLAESAAEIDWAQALRYRVFYEEMSAVPSPDMAARHRDFDDFDTICDHLLVIDHARGDGPDSVVGTYRLIRRPAAAKAGRFYSSDEYDIGRLLSYPGEILELGRSCVDAAYRTRGSSMQLLWRGIAAYVFHHDIAVMFGCASLPGTDPVAMAEPLAYLHHFHLAPEELRPVALPERYVGMDLMPRDQIDPKRALTVLPPLIKGYLRLGGFIGDGAVIDHQFNTTDVSIVVKTDLITNKYSKHYERRSRDAQIA
- a CDS encoding PhoH family protein; this encodes MNGLPDQRPDQRIDLNFDDNRLLPMLYGEHDRHLARIENQLGVSLISRGNTLTIAGPAESSEAARSAIDALYERLKRGMTVGTGEVDAAVRMATGVGGAVRDQNLATLSRGEVAVRTRRKGAITPRSPMQAAYLQALAESEMVFGLGPAGTGKTYLAVAQAVALLTTGQVDRIILSRPAVEAGERLGFLPGDLKEKVDPYLRPLYDALHDMLPAEQVKKRLESGEIEIAPLAFMRGRTLANAFVILDEAQNTTPMQMKMFLTRLGEGGRMAVTGDISQTDLPAGTKSGLREALDILEGVEGIRFVHFSAADVVRHPLVARIIRAYDRAEGDRSDGRRKLAPRRSAAADDEPDAEGTP